A window from Natronorubrum aibiense encodes these proteins:
- a CDS encoding sodium:solute symporter family protein, with protein sequence MAEINPFYLGTFIVYLLIVLAIGIWGYTKTSDVMDFWAFGQDMGPWLATWSFVANFVSAVSVIGFIGAVYGEGYSLMTHTIFGLMLGTSALYFAVDRVRNLNLLTFPDIIASVTGYEIARPIAGAVLLGNGWLYLVMQLVGASLLVTTITGVPYEYMVWVIGIVFIAYTVLGGLVSVAWTDFLQGTLMVGAVLLSLGYMVFDLGGFTAINQQFATLDSSYVHPTNEGTYTAIGIIATIVAFFGTIFTEQNNIVRIAATRDVKTAKLHLAAAGVILSVFYSALVILGGATTVALDLNGLAVQTQDAAFPTLITDYVPSGVGVIIIIAVMSAILSTTDTRLHSTGITTARDIYSYFRPDASGASQLRVSRAATIIFGLAATAAAVNPPGTIIELYNFRAVLLTSAFLIPVYLGLYWAGLSGRAILVSVVTGAILGVGTEFTGGLFGVPSTFIGVGAATLVLFIGHVLLSGTEPKGGAMAGD encoded by the coding sequence ATGGCAGAAATTAATCCTTTTTATCTCGGGACGTTCATTGTATATCTCCTCATCGTACTCGCTATCGGAATTTGGGGATATACCAAGACATCTGACGTTATGGATTTCTGGGCATTTGGTCAGGACATGGGTCCGTGGCTGGCCACGTGGTCGTTCGTCGCGAATTTCGTGAGTGCAGTCAGCGTCATCGGATTTATCGGTGCAGTCTACGGCGAGGGCTACTCATTGATGACACACACCATCTTCGGGCTAATGCTTGGGACAAGTGCGCTCTATTTCGCAGTTGATCGGGTACGTAATCTCAACCTTTTAACATTCCCGGATATAATTGCCAGCGTAACAGGTTACGAGATTGCTCGGCCTATCGCGGGTGCGGTATTGCTTGGTAATGGATGGCTGTATCTGGTTATGCAGCTTGTTGGTGCGAGTCTGTTGGTTACGACGATTACTGGCGTTCCCTATGAATATATGGTATGGGTCATCGGCATTGTGTTCATCGCCTACACCGTCCTTGGTGGACTCGTCAGCGTTGCATGGACCGACTTTCTACAAGGAACGCTCATGGTCGGTGCAGTGTTGCTCTCGCTCGGATACATGGTATTTGACCTCGGAGGATTCACCGCTATTAATCAGCAGTTCGCTACGCTTGACTCTTCATACGTCCATCCCACGAACGAAGGCACTTACACTGCCATCGGTATTATCGCGACGATCGTCGCTTTCTTCGGAACTATCTTCACTGAGCAAAACAACATTGTACGCATCGCGGCAACGAGAGACGTCAAGACTGCAAAACTCCATCTTGCTGCGGCCGGCGTCATTCTGTCGGTGTTCTATTCGGCGCTTGTCATTCTCGGCGGTGCTACGACAGTTGCTCTTGACTTAAATGGACTAGCTGTCCAGACACAGGATGCAGCGTTCCCCACTCTTATCACTGATTACGTTCCTTCTGGTGTTGGCGTTATCATCATCATCGCGGTCATGAGCGCTATCCTTTCGACAACGGACACACGTCTGCACTCAACCGGTATCACCACTGCACGTGATATTTACAGCTACTTCCGTCCTGACGCCAGTGGTGCCTCTCAGCTTCGTGTCTCACGGGCTGCAACCATCATTTTCGGTCTCGCAGCGACTGCAGCAGCAGTTAATCCGCCCGGGACTATCATTGAACTCTACAACTTTCGGGCAGTCCTCCTGACCAGTGCATTCCTCATTCCAGTCTACCTAGGACTCTACTGGGCTGGTTTGAGTGGACGGGCTATCCTCGTATCCGTCGTCACCGGTGCAATACTCGGCGTCGGGACCGAATTTACTGGTGGCCTGTTTGGCGTCCCGTCAACCTTTATCGGGGTCGGTGCAGCAACGCTTGTGCTTTTCATCGGTCATGTCCTTCTCTCAGGCACTGAACCGAAGGGCGGAGCAATGGCTGGTGACTGA
- a CDS encoding M20 family metallopeptidase codes for MSRAKHTGKLTTLVGDLVQIETENPPGNEKKCVEYIVKWFDEHGINAELVEEPYTDRPQVGARIGEGDPTLVLNGHIDVVPAGDIDEWTHNPYDAEVEDGYLYGRGSVDMKTGIAIAMLATAELAEEIEAGELSGSVAFHAAIGEETAEPGTKTLLENGYDGDYGVVLEPTEMRTATSEKGLAWYEITVSGDPSHASRPDQGSNAIQYARPVLDALTDYDKTVRTREDDLVGQAYATVTMLEAGTKENVVPEQATITIDRRFLPEESIQDIDTEIDELLNQVADHHDIEVSWERTRTYESAAIDTDSSLAEVFRHHSAKVADVSTDPWGVNASTDVRNFVNDADIEAITWGPGDLSQAHTYDERVELSAANDGLDALLGAAREVLDGDLE; via the coding sequence ATGTCTCGCGCTAAACACACCGGGAAGTTGACCACGCTTGTCGGCGACTTGGTACAGATCGAAACGGAAAATCCACCTGGCAACGAGAAAAAATGCGTAGAGTATATTGTCAAGTGGTTTGACGAGCACGGCATCAATGCAGAGTTAGTAGAAGAACCATATACCGACCGACCGCAAGTCGGTGCCCGCATTGGGGAAGGTGACCCGACACTTGTCCTGAACGGTCATATCGACGTCGTACCCGCAGGGGATATCGACGAGTGGACGCACAACCCCTACGACGCCGAGGTAGAAGACGGATATCTGTACGGACGGGGTAGCGTTGACATGAAGACGGGAATTGCGATAGCAATGTTGGCGACTGCGGAACTTGCCGAAGAAATCGAGGCTGGTGAGCTTTCGGGGTCGGTTGCGTTCCACGCCGCTATCGGCGAGGAGACCGCTGAGCCAGGAACGAAAACCTTGCTCGAGAACGGATATGACGGCGACTACGGTGTCGTGCTCGAACCGACCGAGATGCGAACCGCAACGAGCGAGAAAGGGTTGGCTTGGTACGAGATTACCGTCTCAGGCGATCCCTCACACGCGAGCCGTCCTGACCAGGGTTCGAACGCTATCCAGTATGCACGTCCCGTTCTCGATGCGCTCACTGACTACGATAAGACCGTACGGACTCGTGAGGATGATCTCGTCGGTCAGGCATACGCTACGGTGACAATGCTTGAAGCAGGAACAAAAGAGAACGTAGTCCCAGAACAAGCGACTATTACGATCGATCGACGCTTCCTTCCTGAAGAAAGCATTCAAGATATTGATACAGAGATCGACGAGTTACTTAATCAGGTCGCTGACCATCACGATATCGAAGTGTCATGGGAGCGTACTCGGACGTACGAATCAGCTGCTATCGATACAGACAGTTCTCTCGCAGAGGTATTCCGGCACCATTCGGCCAAGGTCGCAGACGTATCAACCGATCCATGGGGAGTCAATGCATCAACTGATGTCCGTAATTTCGTTAATGACGCTGATATTGAGGCTATTACCTGGGGTCCAGGCGACCTCTCGCAGGCTCACACCTACGATGAACGTGTTGAACTATCAGCTGCCAATGACGGGCTTGACGCACTCCTTGGTGCAGCACGTGAAGTACTCGATGGTGATTTAGAGTAG